One Methanohalophilus mahii DSM 5219 genomic window carries:
- a CDS encoding COG1361 S-layer family protein: MSRIQNNTINFRRPLVFLSLISLILLATLFSGMSTAQSKEYIPPTYEYTTNYYRGYGMPDIHASVVGDTHFERGETATLNVILSNRGILHGFKSVTDVEGDKAEQALAMKELEYETKRTIAYGIKTRLVSPTDYIEIDSSTNGQALEKLVPGDLPSRPMTFTIEISDDAPAGDYVLFLPVSYEYQEDVRMTGGRTIQLGLPEMDHATYYNNSNKTLQIPIHIEKAAQFEVVDVAGDLVAGEDRVIQVTYRNVGELTADGALARVVVMDPLSTGSSTALLGTLEPGEEHTVSFNVNSDVMAVVKDYAIDSEIRYIDEDGDYAFSENMKINVPLQSSGEWIGITQVSLLLTFLITIYLIVDSIRKKKK; the protein is encoded by the coding sequence ATGAGTAGGATACAAAACAATACAATTAATTTCAGAAGACCGCTGGTCTTTCTGTCCCTGATTTCATTAATACTGCTTGCAACTCTATTTAGTGGTATGTCTACGGCCCAATCGAAAGAGTACATTCCCCCAACTTATGAATATACTACAAATTATTACAGGGGCTATGGTATGCCGGATATCCATGCTTCGGTGGTAGGGGACACTCATTTTGAGCGGGGTGAAACGGCTACTCTCAATGTAATTCTCTCTAACAGGGGTATTTTGCATGGGTTTAAATCCGTCACAGATGTGGAGGGCGATAAGGCCGAACAAGCCCTTGCCATGAAAGAGCTGGAATATGAAACAAAACGCACGATTGCTTACGGTATAAAGACCCGTCTGGTTTCTCCCACTGATTATATAGAGATTGATTCTTCGACCAATGGCCAGGCCCTGGAAAAATTGGTTCCCGGGGATTTACCCTCACGTCCTATGACATTCACGATTGAAATTTCGGATGACGCTCCGGCAGGGGACTATGTATTGTTCCTTCCTGTAAGTTATGAGTATCAGGAGGATGTCCGTATGACAGGTGGCCGGACGATTCAGCTAGGGTTGCCTGAAATGGATCATGCTACCTACTATAATAATTCGAATAAAACTCTGCAAATACCTATCCATATAGAAAAAGCAGCACAATTCGAAGTAGTTGATGTTGCTGGAGATCTGGTTGCAGGTGAAGATAGGGTTATACAGGTGACTTATCGCAATGTCGGTGAATTGACAGCAGATGGTGCTCTTGCCAGGGTGGTCGTCATGGACCCTCTGAGTACCGGTAGTTCTACTGCATTGTTGGGTACTCTTGAACCGGGCGAAGAACACACTGTTTCGTTTAATGTGAACTCAGACGTTATGGCTGTTGTCAAGGATTATGCAATAGATAGTGAGATACGTTACATTGATGAGGATGGGGATTACGCATTTTCTGAGAACATGAAAATAAATGTGCCACTGCAATCATCAGGTGAATGGATTGGTATCACCCAGGTTTCACTTTTATTGACTTTTTTGATAACGATATATCTGATAGTTGACAGTATCCGTAAAAAGAAAAAATGA
- a CDS encoding COG1361 S-layer family protein gives MNKRNLIIGIIALGISLICLIPASAAGFSPQNDALPDYFDFSDNYYTAYGGPDVSATIVGDNEFYRGDSVTLNINLMNKGVITGFRSEKDDDPVDVLDQKLQQEEMSYESQRTTAIGIVAILTSPDPNVEVKSGPQEAGSLATGEQTTSPVKFNIDFSNNAPSGDYPLILSLYYGYQKNVQVSGDNETSLGVTNMDVGLWYDVGSQNVTIPVNVKREAQFEVTNVSGQLAVGEEGMLHVTYTNTGNEPVKDAIVRISAANPFSTTDDQAYLGDLDAGESAVAVFKLKVGDSAVEKPYAINSEIKYEDTKGHDRVSDNVKIKTQVSASSNTYTGGLMLPAGFAIAALVIGAIVLYMRRKPGQKPEE, from the coding sequence ATGAACAAAAGAAATTTAATAATTGGAATAATTGCACTGGGAATCTCCCTGATATGCCTGATTCCGGCCTCTGCTGCCGGCTTTTCCCCACAGAATGATGCACTACCTGACTATTTTGATTTTAGTGATAATTACTACACTGCATATGGCGGTCCCGATGTAAGCGCAACCATCGTTGGTGATAATGAATTTTATCGTGGGGATAGTGTCACGTTGAATATTAATCTTATGAATAAAGGGGTGATTACAGGCTTCAGGTCTGAAAAGGATGATGACCCGGTAGATGTACTTGATCAGAAACTACAGCAAGAGGAAATGTCTTATGAATCACAACGGACAACTGCGATTGGGATTGTGGCAATTCTTACTTCCCCGGACCCCAACGTAGAAGTGAAGTCAGGTCCACAGGAAGCCGGCTCACTGGCTACCGGTGAGCAGACTACATCTCCTGTTAAGTTTAATATAGATTTTTCGAATAATGCGCCCTCCGGTGATTACCCCCTGATTCTCAGTCTTTATTATGGCTACCAGAAGAATGTCCAGGTTTCCGGTGATAATGAAACAAGCCTTGGTGTCACAAATATGGATGTGGGACTATGGTATGATGTAGGTTCCCAGAATGTTACCATTCCTGTAAATGTGAAAAGGGAAGCACAATTTGAGGTTACCAATGTTTCCGGGCAGCTGGCTGTCGGTGAGGAAGGAATGCTGCATGTTACCTATACCAATACGGGTAATGAACCTGTGAAGGATGCCATTGTTCGTATAAGTGCAGCTAATCCTTTCAGTACCACGGATGACCAGGCATATCTCGGCGATCTGGATGCCGGGGAAAGTGCCGTTGCGGTATTTAAACTTAAAGTAGGGGATTCTGCGGTCGAAAAACCATATGCCATAAACAGTGAAATCAAGTATGAGGACACTAAAGGTCATGACAGGGTTTCAGATAATGTGAAAATCAAAACACAGGTATCGGCTTCGTCCAATACCTATACAGGTGGATTGATGTTACCTGCGGGTTTTGCTATTGCAGCATTGGTTATAGGTGCTATTGTGTTGTATATGAGGCGTAAACCAGGTCAAAAACCAGAAGAGTGA
- a CDS encoding translation initiation factor IF-2 subunit gamma, translating into MSQPCVNIGMVGHVDHGKTTLVRSLSGVWTDKHSEELKRGISIRLGYADTTLMKCPTCPEPRCYSVKKECPHCGAKTEQVRTISFVDSPGHETLMATMLSGAAIMDGAILVIAANEECPQPQTKEHLMALDIIGIKNVVIVQNKIDLVNRKDVIENYKQIKDFVKGTVAENAPIIPISAQQDINIDALIGAMEKVIPAPTYKLDKEARMLIARSFDINRPGLPIDQISGGVIGGTLTEGTLKAGDDLEIKPGRKVESEGAIHWDPIHTRVTGIIAGTTPVDEATPGGLLAVGTELDPDLTKSDSLTGQVAGKPGTLPSTNHSFTLRLKLLDRVVGVDDEGEIGQIKTSEPLMLNAGTATTVGIVTSAREDVAEVNLKRPVCADIGSMVAISRRIGSRWRLIGIRVIED; encoded by the coding sequence TTGAGTCAGCCTTGTGTTAATATCGGCATGGTAGGTCATGTCGATCATGGAAAAACCACTCTTGTACGTTCATTGTCCGGTGTATGGACTGATAAGCACAGTGAAGAACTGAAAAGGGGTATCTCAATCCGTTTGGGTTATGCAGATACAACTTTGATGAAATGCCCCACCTGCCCTGAACCACGGTGTTATTCAGTAAAGAAAGAATGTCCGCATTGTGGCGCAAAAACAGAACAGGTCAGGACCATATCCTTTGTAGATTCTCCTGGGCACGAAACACTGATGGCTACGATGCTTTCGGGTGCAGCCATAATGGATGGTGCTATTCTTGTCATTGCTGCCAATGAGGAATGCCCCCAGCCCCAGACCAAGGAACATCTCATGGCTCTTGACATCATTGGCATCAAAAATGTTGTCATAGTCCAGAACAAGATCGATCTTGTAAACAGGAAAGATGTTATAGAGAACTATAAACAGATAAAGGATTTCGTCAAGGGCACGGTTGCAGAGAACGCTCCCATAATCCCTATTTCTGCCCAGCAGGATATCAATATCGATGCACTTATAGGCGCAATGGAAAAAGTGATTCCGGCCCCTACCTATAAACTCGATAAAGAGGCGCGAATGCTCATTGCAAGATCCTTTGATATAAACAGGCCGGGTCTTCCGATCGACCAGATCTCAGGTGGTGTTATCGGTGGTACCCTGACAGAGGGCACATTGAAGGCTGGCGATGATCTGGAAATAAAACCGGGCAGGAAAGTTGAAAGTGAAGGCGCCATCCACTGGGATCCTATTCATACCAGGGTAACTGGTATTATAGCAGGTACGACTCCTGTTGATGAAGCAACTCCTGGTGGTCTTCTGGCAGTGGGTACAGAGCTTGACCCGGACCTGACAAAAAGTGATTCTCTTACCGGGCAGGTAGCAGGTAAACCCGGGACATTACCCAGTACCAATCATTCTTTCACCCTCCGGTTAAAACTTCTTGATCGTGTTGTTGGAGTGGATGATGAAGGTGAAATTGGTCAGATAAAGACAAGTGAACCCCTGATGTTAAACGCAGGCACAGCCACAACTGTGGGTATTGTTACAAGTGCCAGGGAAGATGTTGCCGAGGTCAATCTTAAAAGACCTGTTTGTGCAGACATTGGTTCAATGGTTGCCATAAGTCGCAGGATTGGTTCCCGATGGAGATTGATCGGTATCAGGGTAATTGAGGATTGA
- a CDS encoding DNA-binding protein: protein MKVIIDTNGMMLPAQFGVDIFTELRRLGYDQFLLPTAILHELDGLVRRCRGEDKIAAKVAISLSQRCDVIEGEGFADDVIVRLAPAYDAAVLTNDIGLQQRLKEKEIPIIRLRQKNKLDFL, encoded by the coding sequence TTGAAGGTTATCATTGATACAAACGGGATGATGCTTCCAGCACAATTTGGTGTAGACATATTCACAGAACTCAGGAGACTGGGTTATGACCAATTCCTTCTACCCACAGCGATCTTGCACGAACTTGATGGTCTTGTAAGGCGTTGTCGGGGTGAGGATAAAATAGCTGCGAAAGTAGCTATTTCATTATCCCAAAGATGTGATGTTATAGAAGGTGAAGGATTTGCGGATGATGTGATTGTCCGTCTTGCACCTGCTTACGACGCAGCTGTATTGACCAATGATATTGGATTACAGCAAAGGTTGAAAGAAAAGGAAATTCCTATTATAAGGCTGAGGCAAAAGAACAAACTTGATTTCCTGTAA
- a CDS encoding DNA-directed RNA polymerase, with protein MYKRMKLVDTVRVAPRLLADDVRVSVKNALKTKLEGRVDKKIGSVVAITDIDEIGEGHILVGDGAVYYDATFEAIMFIPTLQEVIEGEVVETVEFGAFVSIGAMDGLLHVSQITDDFMSYDGKNGRLISKNVNKVLSEGDRVRARIVAVSINEREPRDSKIGLTMRQPALGKLEWLDEQRKPNVTNK; from the coding sequence ATGTACAAGAGGATGAAGCTTGTTGATACAGTTCGGGTTGCTCCCCGCCTCCTTGCCGATGATGTAAGGGTCAGTGTCAAAAATGCTCTCAAAACTAAACTTGAAGGGCGTGTTGACAAAAAGATTGGCTCTGTTGTAGCGATCACTGATATTGATGAGATTGGTGAAGGTCATATTCTTGTAGGAGATGGCGCAGTCTATTATGATGCTACTTTTGAAGCGATCATGTTCATACCGACGCTGCAGGAAGTAATCGAAGGTGAAGTTGTTGAAACCGTTGAATTTGGAGCTTTTGTCAGCATAGGTGCAATGGACGGTCTTCTGCATGTTAGCCAGATCACAGACGATTTCATGTCCTACGATGGAAAGAATGGCCGGCTGATCAGTAAGAACGTAAATAAAGTTCTTTCCGAAGGCGATCGTGTGAGGGCTCGTATAGTGGCTGTGAGTATCAATGAAAGGGAGCCGCGTGATAGTAAGATCGGTCTGACAATGCGACAGCCTGCCCTGGGTAAGCTGGAATGGCTCGATGAACAGAGAAAACCCAATGTAACAAATAAATAA
- the spt4 gene encoding transcription elongation factor subunit Spt4 — MVESVCMDCHRLVSGQECPVCGTTNLSKDWSGLLVIVDPEKSEIAKKIGVTIPDKYALKVR; from the coding sequence ATGGTTGAATCTGTTTGTATGGATTGTCACAGGCTTGTTTCAGGTCAGGAATGCCCAGTTTGTGGCACCACTAACCTTAGTAAGGATTGGAGCGGACTTTTGGTTATAGTGGACCCTGAAAAATCCGAAATCGCAAAAAAGATAGGGGTTACGATTCCTGACAAATATGCTTTGAAGGTGCGGTAA
- a CDS encoding GTP-dependent dephospho-CoA kinase family protein, protein MGGRISIPASLRPLLRKKFGVLYKGSGEETVGKVSGDLGDPIKLISVGDVTTFHLLKSNIIPDILVIDDKTHRQPACEQMITGTKQSGFKELVVNNPAGSITEELVDAFAEALDSNRRVRIFVQGEEDLASLPAIMMAPAGSVVLYGQPGEGMMFVRITASKKEEMTELIDKIIDKQHCKEQLYTMWRKLYGYQHN, encoded by the coding sequence TTGGGTGGAAGGATTTCGATACCCGCATCCCTGCGTCCTTTGTTACGTAAAAAATTTGGAGTCCTTTACAAAGGATCCGGTGAAGAAACAGTTGGAAAAGTATCAGGGGATCTTGGCGACCCCATAAAACTTATATCTGTAGGTGATGTTACTACGTTCCACTTGCTCAAATCGAATATTATTCCAGATATACTTGTAATCGATGACAAAACTCACCGGCAACCTGCTTGTGAGCAGATGATCACAGGTACAAAACAATCAGGTTTCAAGGAACTGGTTGTAAATAATCCCGCCGGTTCAATTACCGAAGAACTGGTGGATGCATTTGCGGAAGCACTAGATTCAAATCGGCGAGTCAGGATATTTGTGCAGGGAGAAGAAGATCTTGCATCTCTTCCTGCAATAATGATGGCCCCTGCAGGATCCGTCGTACTCTATGGACAACCTGGCGAAGGTATGATGTTTGTCCGGATTACTGCTTCCAAAAAGGAAGAGATGACAGAACTAATTGACAAGATCATTGATAAACAGCATTGTAAAGAACAATTATACACTATGTGGAGGAAGTTGTATGGATATCAGCATAATTGA
- a CDS encoding 30S ribosomal protein S24e: MDISIIEEKNNTLLNRKELKFNVTFEGPTPARNDIKSKLAAMLNVPVELIIVQGMRNMFGKQELSGNARIYEDASRMKRVEKEYNLKRNELPETEAEEASEE, translated from the coding sequence ATGGATATCAGCATAATTGAAGAGAAGAACAACACTCTTCTAAACAGAAAGGAACTGAAGTTCAATGTGACTTTTGAGGGACCAACACCTGCAAGAAATGATATTAAATCAAAACTTGCAGCCATGCTGAATGTACCCGTTGAACTTATTATAGTCCAGGGCATGAGAAACATGTTCGGTAAGCAGGAATTATCCGGGAATGCCAGGATCTATGAAGATGCGTCCCGCATGAAAAGAGTTGAAAAGGAATATAACCTCAAAAGAAATGAGCTTCCAGAAACTGAAGCAGAAGAAGCAAGTGAAGAATAA
- a CDS encoding 30S ribosomal protein S27ae produces the protein MAVKEYYKVDGDNIERTRQFCPRCGEGVFLAEHKDRLTCGKCGYTEFK, from the coding sequence ATGGCTGTAAAAGAATATTATAAAGTAGACGGCGATAATATCGAACGTACCAGACAGTTCTGTCCCCGCTGTGGTGAAGGTGTATTCCTTGCCGAACATAAGGACAGGTTGACCTGTGGTAAATGTGGATATACTGAATTCAAATAA
- a CDS encoding response regulator: MSGEKILVVEDENIVALGIKKMLKGMGFRVPSIAASGEEAIQKAEITFPDLVLMDIMLKGKIDGIKAAETIYDTMDIPVVYLTAYSDDKILERSKKTNPYGYLIKPFEEKTLQNTIKVALDNYRKEKEKKE; encoded by the coding sequence ATGTCAGGTGAAAAAATTCTCGTGGTAGAAGATGAAAATATAGTAGCCCTTGGCATAAAAAAAATGCTCAAAGGAATGGGTTTCAGGGTACCCAGCATAGCAGCCTCAGGTGAAGAGGCTATACAAAAAGCTGAGATCACTTTTCCGGATCTTGTACTTATGGATATAATGCTGAAAGGTAAAATTGATGGGATTAAAGCAGCTGAAACAATATATGACACCATGGACATACCTGTCGTATACCTTACAGCTTATTCGGATGATAAAATACTTGAAAGGTCAAAAAAAACAAACCCCTACGGCTATCTTATAAAGCCCTTTGAGGAAAAAACTCTGCAAAATACTATTAAAGTAGCTCTGGACAATTACAGGAAAGAAAAAGAAAAAAAGGAGTGA
- a CDS encoding histidine kinase dimerization/phosphoacceptor domain -containing protein, producing MIEMTWKDVPLKSKLMFFILMGILVVLITSTAVIISTVTTQEEDLAYQQSIQKAKNYANQFDIEMRSNQATGQAIAHSLSQYHSENRTEVNNILLKLLEENPDLLGTYVCFEPNAFDGMDSRYVNTTGHDETGRFIPYWNRIPGNITLDPLLDYDTSVYYQLPKEIKKDIVTEPYYYEGVFIVSYVTPVMRGGEFIGIGGVDVSLNHLNGVVNNVKAFDTGYAIMTGNTGILISHPTNEELVGAKTLYDYGVPEITRMADEIKLGKSGYIETIDPITGKDVVMFYEPIKTSKFAFILVVPKDEMLAGVTDLRNRLLLISSISLIFMGAIAILITRSVTGPINEIVNDFKNISDAAIGGKLDERAETDVDIDFREIPEGLNDILNALENASQLREEMEKVVNNSPVIVFKWKAEKNWPVEFVSKNISQFGYSPEDFGPNGLDYGDIIHPDDLPGVETKLGEICSGKETQFNIEYRILTKDGETRWVDERTFIQRNQREIIHNMINKDNDIDSQVSDLKGKCHDVKYLQGVIVNIDERKQAEEALLKIEDIRKKEIHHRIKNNLQVISTLLYLESEKFKDDDVLDAFNNSRDRVRTMALVHEKLYQSKDMESIDFSDYSKNLINYLSQSYVLEKSEVDIKINVENIFLGMDTAVPLGIIINELVSNSLKYAFDKGKGTIIVELRKINDHHKLVVSDNGIGMKDEIDFEDTDSLGLLLVHTLAEQINATIEIDTSKGTKFEITFQEKNQELREGEDVR from the coding sequence ATGATTGAAATGACATGGAAAGATGTACCACTAAAATCCAAACTTATGTTTTTTATCCTGATGGGGATACTTGTGGTACTGATTACATCCACTGCAGTGATCATTTCAACAGTGACAACCCAGGAAGAGGACCTTGCATACCAGCAATCAATACAGAAAGCGAAAAACTATGCTAATCAGTTTGATATTGAAATGCGATCAAACCAGGCTACAGGCCAGGCGATTGCACATTCTCTTTCACAGTATCATTCAGAGAACCGTACAGAAGTAAACAATATTTTACTAAAGCTGCTGGAAGAAAATCCTGACTTACTGGGAACCTATGTCTGTTTTGAACCCAATGCATTTGATGGGATGGATAGTCGTTATGTAAATACAACCGGCCATGATGAAACCGGGAGGTTTATTCCCTACTGGAACAGGATACCGGGAAATATAACACTTGACCCACTACTTGATTATGATACGTCAGTATATTACCAGCTGCCAAAAGAGATAAAGAAGGATATCGTTACTGAACCCTATTACTATGAGGGTGTATTCATTGTAAGTTATGTCACACCCGTTATGCGAGGGGGTGAGTTTATTGGCATCGGGGGGGTCGATGTATCCCTGAATCATCTGAATGGTGTAGTAAACAATGTAAAGGCCTTTGATACCGGCTATGCGATTATGACTGGGAATACAGGAATTCTCATATCCCATCCTACAAATGAAGAACTTGTGGGAGCAAAAACCCTCTATGACTACGGTGTACCGGAAATTACACGCATGGCTGATGAAATAAAACTCGGCAAAAGCGGCTATATTGAAACAATCGATCCTATTACCGGCAAAGATGTGGTCATGTTCTATGAACCAATAAAGACTTCAAAATTTGCATTTATCCTGGTGGTACCAAAGGATGAGATGCTTGCAGGAGTAACAGACCTCAGGAATAGATTACTTTTGATTTCCTCAATATCATTGATATTCATGGGAGCTATTGCAATCTTGATTACCAGATCGGTGACAGGCCCAATAAATGAAATAGTGAACGACTTTAAGAACATATCTGATGCAGCTATCGGAGGGAAACTTGATGAAAGGGCCGAAACAGATGTAGATATTGATTTCAGGGAAATACCTGAAGGGTTGAATGATATACTCAATGCTCTTGAAAACGCCAGCCAGTTACGAGAAGAGATGGAAAAAGTTGTCAACAACAGCCCGGTAATTGTATTCAAGTGGAAAGCAGAAAAGAACTGGCCTGTTGAATTTGTATCAAAGAACATATCCCAGTTTGGATATTCTCCGGAAGATTTCGGACCGAATGGTCTTGATTACGGGGATATTATACATCCGGATGATCTTCCCGGGGTTGAGACAAAACTGGGAGAAATATGCTCCGGTAAGGAAACCCAGTTTAATATAGAGTACAGGATACTGACAAAAGACGGTGAAACCCGATGGGTCGATGAGCGTACCTTCATCCAGAGAAATCAGCGTGAAATCATACATAATATGATTAATAAAGATAATGATATCGACAGCCAGGTTTCTGACCTGAAAGGCAAATGCCATGATGTGAAATATCTCCAGGGCGTAATAGTGAATATCGATGAAAGGAAACAAGCTGAAGAAGCCCTTCTTAAAATTGAGGATATACGGAAAAAAGAAATACATCACCGGATAAAGAATAATCTTCAGGTAATATCTACACTATTGTACCTTGAATCTGAAAAATTCAAGGATGATGATGTGCTGGATGCTTTCAATAATAGCAGGGACAGAGTTCGCACAATGGCCCTTGTACATGAGAAACTTTACCAGTCAAAAGACATGGAGAGTATTGATTTTTCAGACTATAGCAAAAATCTTATCAATTATCTTTCCCAATCCTATGTGTTGGAAAAAAGTGAAGTCGATATAAAAATTAATGTAGAAAACATATTTTTGGGAATGGATACAGCGGTGCCACTTGGAATAATTATTAATGAACTGGTATCCAATTCATTAAAGTATGCTTTTGATAAAGGAAAAGGTACTATAATAGTCGAACTTCGAAAAATAAATGACCATCACAAGCTGGTTGTCAGTGACAATGGTATCGGGATGAAGGATGAAATTGATTTCGAAGATACAGATTCCCTTGGCCTTTTGCTTGTCCATACACTTGCAGAACAGATCAATGCAACAATAGAAATAGACACATCAAAAGGCACAAAGTTTGAAATTACTTTCCAGGAAAAAAATCAAGAACTAAGAGAGGGCGAAGATGTCAGGTGA
- a CDS encoding helix-turn-helix transcriptional regulator, giving the protein MQSSLSDTIWLSEKRKRLLLLLMEGPRNIDQIKTSLNVTSKAMMPQIKILKEQNLIIEEDRVYQLSDIGEIIVKNMVPLLKTLGVIEENNDYWATRDLSSIPEELDSRLGDIGECMVIEPDMNHLFDLPEEFSKNLIKSQKVMTIMAYFHPLYPDLYYELANDGVQIDLILTEPIYKRMKEEYTDKFRHIVEREHTNLYICNEVNLTSVVTDRFIYLCLFNKNDMYDHKKIMSFDASALQWGTELYEHFRQKSTLIEWD; this is encoded by the coding sequence ATGCAATCATCATTGAGTGATACTATCTGGCTCTCTGAAAAAAGGAAAAGGCTTCTTTTACTACTAATGGAGGGACCCAGAAATATAGATCAGATCAAAACATCCCTTAATGTTACATCCAAGGCAATGATGCCCCAGATAAAAATACTCAAAGAGCAAAACCTGATCATTGAAGAGGACAGGGTCTATCAGCTTTCGGACATAGGGGAAATTATAGTAAAAAATATGGTCCCACTGCTGAAAACCCTGGGAGTCATAGAGGAGAATAATGATTACTGGGCAACCCGGGATTTAAGCTCAATCCCGGAAGAACTTGATTCACGACTGGGCGATATAGGGGAATGTATGGTAATAGAACCGGATATGAACCATCTTTTTGACCTGCCCGAAGAATTTAGCAAGAATCTTATCAAGTCTCAAAAAGTAATGACAATAATGGCCTATTTCCATCCTCTTTATCCCGATCTATATTATGAGCTGGCAAATGACGGCGTTCAAATTGACCTTATACTTACTGAGCCAATTTACAAGCGGATGAAAGAAGAATATACTGATAAATTCCGCCACATTGTTGAAAGGGAACATACCAATCTCTATATTTGCAACGAAGTCAATCTTACATCCGTTGTAACAGATCGGTTCATTTATCTCTGCCTCTTCAATAAGAATGATATGTATGATCACAAGAAAATAATGAGTTTTGATGCAAGTGCACTTCAATGGGGCACTGAATTATACGAACACTTCCGCCAGAAATCAACTCTGATAGAATGGGATTGA
- the mtbC gene encoding dimethylamine corrinoid protein MtbC, which translates to MSDAIVSCKKDQVLAAVEKARGELEAPDIIENGLAAGMNEVGTLFERGKLFLPHVMMAAEAMQAGVDELKDDMPEASEKAVSVIVNGTVEGDVHDIGKSIVSTMLQTSGFEVHDIGRDTPVADFIAKIKETDANMVGISALMTTTLQGQKEVIEALEEEGLRDKVKVMVGGAPATNSWAKKIGADCYAENATEAVNKAKELLL; encoded by the coding sequence TTGTCTGACGCTATTGTCAGTTGCAAGAAAGATCAGGTTCTTGCTGCTGTCGAGAAAGCCCGTGGTGAACTCGAGGCTCCCGACATAATCGAGAATGGTCTTGCAGCAGGTATGAATGAAGTCGGTACCCTTTTTGAAAGGGGTAAACTTTTCCTTCCACATGTCATGATGGCTGCAGAAGCCATGCAGGCCGGTGTGGACGAACTCAAAGACGATATGCCTGAAGCATCCGAAAAGGCTGTCAGCGTAATAGTCAATGGTACAGTAGAGGGAGATGTCCATGACATTGGCAAATCCATTGTATCCACCATGCTCCAGACCTCAGGCTTCGAAGTTCATGACATTGGCCGTGATACACCTGTAGCGGATTTCATTGCCAAGATCAAGGAAACAGACGCAAACATGGTCGGCATTTCCGCACTTATGACCACCACTCTCCAGGGCCAGAAGGAAGTAATCGAAGCCCTTGAAGAAGAAGGTCTCCGTGACAAGGTAAAAGTCATGGTAGGCGGTGCCCCTGCAACCAACTCTTGGGCCAAAAAGATTGGTGCAGATTGTTATGCAGAAAACGCAACAGAAGCTGTCAACAAAGCAAAGGAACTTCTCTTATAA